In the Aneurinibacillus soli genome, one interval contains:
- a CDS encoding NINE protein: protein MNNTFSKKDLTLEELYILESEMLKRRKSKAAAWGLWAGLSFFGAHRFYTENYGSASAMFLTSTFPIFMLLLLSGPTARTSFNNFLFPFSILLIIGSIIWGLIDAFFLNRRVEKLNDAIECEIIHKIKSDR, encoded by the coding sequence ATGAATAACACTTTTTCAAAGAAGGACTTAACATTAGAAGAACTATACATTCTTGAATCAGAGATGCTAAAAAGGAGAAAAAGTAAAGCAGCAGCATGGGGATTATGGGCTGGTCTTTCCTTTTTTGGTGCTCATCGTTTTTATACAGAAAATTACGGTTCTGCAAGCGCAATGTTTCTCACCAGTACTTTTCCTATCTTCATGCTTCTTCTTCTATCAGGACCTACTGCTCGTACTAGTTTTAATAATTTCTTATTTCCCTTTTCTATTCTCCTGATAATCGGTTCAATAATATGGGGCTTGATCGATGCCTTTTTCCTTAATCGAAGGGTAGAAAAGTTAAATGATGCTATTGAATGCGAAATTATTCATAAAATTAAAAGTGATAGATAG